GtacagtaggcatgtgccagtatgagattttgacgggacGATAACCTTGGGAAAAAATacagcggtttcacggtatcacggtattgtaattatagctccaaaatgtgttattttaagatgtatgggtttaaaaaaaaaaaaaaaaattctggatttttttttttttttttcagaatatatttgcaaattggaacatgaatataatgttaaaataaataaacaaaaaaataacattatgaataaaattaaaatcaatagaacttatagactaccCACATTCACAGCtcaggttgctcaagattagagcaagaacaacaataatttctataaaaaaaagtaaaaaacacttctaaatgaaattaaaatatatctAAAGTACAGTACGactctttttttgagggggcaaaAAGCGCAAGTTTTGCCAtttaagccactgtgtcaactctagtctacatttcatgcctttgtgttaaaaagacaaagaattcataagttattaagttaaaaatgaataagttTTATCTAAAAAACATCGGGAGATCATGTCtcgattagcgatctttgatgttatcccttttccttcattcaagcttgtttctcagtggccgtgagatttataacctcaacgaagttgctctcgcagctaagactaggctaacattcgtctttgtaagtttttagttagtttatattttgaatttgaaaggaaaatgtgagttttgtttttggcaaactttttcatggtgtTCATGGATATGACTTCCTCATATTCTGCTGTGTTTGTGctaatgaagctactcacacctgtaaaaatactattgtacaacgttgtaaatgtatttgttttatttcggttaccatgatttgagatgtccataaattcaagaaaagtatgccttgtgtttggagtgtttcttttttggttcgctggctgtatagcagaatagcgtcactgacacacacagcaacaaccgGAGAGGGAGGGGTGAACGCTGCTGCTCCAagacacttctggctgcatttttgggaaatgtataatagcgaataccgtacgacATTTCATGACGGAAAATGTTAGTGTTTTTGAAACCGtggcgttttcataccacggtaaaccttgaaaccggtaaccggcacatgcctactgtaCAGTACCTTAATTAGAAATACTGAGTAGAAGGAAACACTGAAAAAGTGACTTACAGTGCAGCAGGGGGTCAAGAGGTTGATTATGTTGTGATCAAACTCTGTTACGTGATTGCATATGTAAAGTTTGGTATTTTTGTCTCTGGATTGAGGATTTTGCTGCCTCACATGCATTCCTAAAACTGAACACATAATCCTCACAATGAATCTGTAAGGACAGAGAAAAGAGAAAAAAgcaaacaaattttaaaattaatttatcaCACATTCCAGGGTTTCTCCCTTGCAAAGCCTGACGGTGGAGAAGTGAACTAGCGTCCCCCACATGATTTTGAAATTAATACATAAATATTTGAAGCTGACAGGAATTTTGAAATTATGACTATTATGTGTAATTATAAGCAATTTATTGACAATACAGTACTTAAACATAAAGTATTACAAAAATGCATACTTTTGAAATACTGTATTAACActtcaaaaaaatgttaaatcctAGTTAAGCGTGAAACAATCCATTGCTGGTCactattaaaagtaaaaaaaatgtcagtgcAATGGCCAAGACCGTCGACATGGAGGTGGGGGGGGGCAACctggtatgttgtcccgggcctcaggaccataggggcctcTGAATGACCcctattttattttactttacattcacatatttctttttttatttaaatcattgtctgattaaatcttATGTTCTACTCGACATATattacttaaaaactttaacatattaaatatttcaaattcaaatatagtgtatattttttccttttgttaAGGATATATGTCagtctgtggggagcaggtgcgcgaggctgaacagactcgggtccggcagctggatttatcttgggtttacaatccactgtgtattatagccaggggtgcacataagtggtccgcatgcgcgcatgcgtactggacgtatacaaacgcgctggccctcaacggcttccatacgcttttgcgtaccgatggctgaccactgtatttgcggcggacacgagataatcgcttctcaaaatgtcggaggcaggccccactgagtaattatttccgtgttcccccacccccgtcaaaggacagacagacgacagagacatcaccggagctaccgaaaaaaggacttttgctgaaaagtggctgcaggaggtaccatagctagaagcaaatgatgctcgcacggatatgtggtacaaaatttgccgtgagaatcgctgataagagcagcgcattttatgtagggtccaagaatttcagccatccaaactttgaaaagcacgaaaaaaacagcatgtggcaattaagcaaactatcgatgtcaggcagcaccccactcgccctatggacaagtggcggaataaaattAAAgagcagcgccatgcactgacaaacgtgtttttgctctcatttcacaaagctaaacatgcacgttcaatgagctcttatgaggaggaggacatcccacttttacaaaggcttggagttaatgtgggagccgcataatgccctttattttgaattagtactgcttttatgtttatttctttacatttcacttcaaagtaatgacaattttgttgtgccagttgatgttaatcaggcattaatagttaatataattaattaaaggtatttggctctaactaaagcttgtcataattttatcggatcaggcgggtcggctctcaagctcaatgaggaccaagtcacatctccaggtcctcctctgagaacctgggcaaaaaaaatatgtgcacccctgattaaagCAAACGCTAATACGAATCCATCACTGAAACAGCATAAACAAGCAGCAGTGGAACAGCAGAGGAGCCTGTCAGGGAGAGACAGGGAGCTGTCAGGCAGCCCACAGTCTGTTTTGTTgcgtagcaggcaggcatagcactctcagttgtgttgtattgtagcctacatgggacaatagatggaaattgtttgtttttattgtgtcacatcacattacggtctgttaaatttaacagtcCATCTAAAATTaagtaatttgaaaatttacactctcATTGCTTGTAAAGCATAAGTACTGGCcacgggcccctgcaagtctgttgacagccctggcaATGGCAGAGAGCTGGGAAGGGTTTGTTCCCATATCGAACAAAAGAAGTCACCATGCCACGCTCAACAGTATTACCAGACGCTATTAAAAtgcgtattttttgttttgttttgatttgtttatttcttttaaTACTTTCTTTTGTTGGACTGTTTTAGTCTGGGGGAGGGGCAAGAAAAGTCCAGCGAGGCCAGGTTTATGAAGGACTTCACGAAACCCTGCAGTCTTGTGTGGAAGATGTACGTACCTTCTTAGAAAACTTTCAGGCAGTGCACAGCTGACCAAAAATACATGGACACCGATAAAAATCCGTAATAACATCAAACAAATGCCaactggaaaataaatgatCAGCAGTAGGAGGACAAGTGTATCTTTGGGTAACCTGTGCAAAAGAAAAGAAATGGGAACAGTGAGCTACGTAACATGACAATTGACATAAATTGTTTCCTTAATAGACCATACAATAGCATTATATTAACCCACTACTGTGTTTCTTatcaataatatatatatttttttttaaacaacaacaacaacattgagAGTCGGCTACTACGTTGTGAATTGATCTCCCACTTTAACCAGTCTGCAGCTTTTACTTTCGACACGTAGCACTGTGCCTAATCAGTTTCGCTAGGGTGAATACTACTACTTAGAACAATTTGAATAACAGAAACGTAAGACTTATATGAGCTCTCGCGAACAGGCTTGGAATACATCCAGCAAACGATGATACCACAGCAAAGGCAATTAAGACTATTAATTAGAAATATTTGGGACGTAATGTGGCAGCTAGCGTTACATAAGACATACACCCTTCAGTGACTTACCGGCGAAAGTCAATCATATCGTCAATAAGCGGAGTCTCCATGTTTGGCAAATGGAAGCCTCACTCAAGAGGACACTGCTATGAAAACAACCCGATCCTAATTCTCCCTAATAATGCATCAGTCATCAGGTTCACAACTGCAAACGTGCCATTCGAGGGAACAAGGGAAACAAAACTATGTGAAAAGTTACCATTCACTCGAGGATATGACGAATTTTGAACAGAAACGTTATGATTAAAAACCCTTAATAGCAAGTTTACGAGTTGGGCTCAGTTAGCTTAAAATTCCGTTCTGTTAGCAGTGCCGCTGAACATTCGCTCCAATTGGTCAGATCAGTTCCGGGCAAAGTCctgcaaaaataaaagaattaatgacaaaaaagaataataaaaagtaaattaaaatgCAATTTTAAGATATTTATCTAATTAATGTGTGACTATTTTATCAGAACACTGAAACTAAGGAAGGCAGAGCCCATTTCGAATACatttgacgtctattgctgtaaatggcagtgaataagttGACATGTTGACACTATAGAACAATGTTGTTGGGTTGTTTTATGTGACTTGTAAAAAGTTTGTGGGGGCAAAATTTTGAGAATTATGCGTTCCTTAGTGCCGAAAGACACAATAATGCGGGATGtgtctagaatttttttttactgaaaatcACACTACGTAAACAGGAAGTTGGAAAACACGGAAGTTCCGCCCTACAAGTTACAACAACGCTCGTATTGAACAAGAACCCTCAACCCTTCTTTCCATGGGCGAATTATGTAAGACCACCACAGTCGTATATTAATAACTTAAATATacattgtgtatttttttcaacactGTCATGATTTGTTTAATAACTAAAACATATGGTACATGTTTCATTACTTATGTGACGTATAGAATACGTTTTGTAAACAGTCACTGAACGTAAGGGTTCTTGAATATACCCTGCCCACTGGCTCCTCCCACGAAGCCGTTCCAGATTTGTTTGGcaacaactgtttttttttttttggcaggaAGACAAGACGTCCGCCACAAAAACTGAAAGAGAGTGCTAAGCTGTCCTTTTTCTTCTGAAAACGCACACAAACGACATGGCGACGGGGTGTCAGTTCTTTGTCTGCCTGGCTTTGGCCGCCGTCGTCGGCGCCGTGCTAGGGCTCGGCGAGGATATGGACCGGCCAATGTTCGGCCCTCCAGGTTCAGCCATCCGACTAAAGGAGACCGACCCCGGCTTGAAGAAGGCTCTGCAGTTCGCTCAGGAGCGCTACAATTTGGGCTCCAACGCGATGCACCTTCGCAGAGTCAGCAAAGTCATCTCCGCCACTAAACAGGTAGAATTATAAAATAAACGTTTATGTAACTACGTTAGTAAAATCCTTGACCTCAATGCAATTCTGAAAGGAAAATAAATTTCTGAAAATAATGCTAACTTATCGGGTTTATGTCATCATTTCTATTTCCAGTCTTGCAGGTGTTTGTTGGTTTAACCGGAAATGACTTGACTAGTAACGGGTATATTTACAAACCATTGCGGTTTGTCATGCTAGGATCACGTGAATCGGATCAAGTTTAACAACAGAGAAGCCTCCAGCTGCAGCTGGCCAAGAGGAACATAATAGATCACCAGTATAAACGTGGAAATTTAGGgaggatttaaaatgaataataaatgtcGTATGTCATACGTCGTAAAGTCGTATGTTTTCAAATAGTAACTATTTTCGGGAAAATAGAATTGTATTtctgaagacaaaaaaaaaaaaaaatacattcattaTTCTGAACATAAGTGTTTTACAAGACGTACaatttggaaaataaaatcgttattttatgacaaatattttcAGGGGTATAAAATGAAGGTGTCAAACAATTTATCAGTGAAGTTTTAGTCTTAATTGTTGAAGCACAAAGTCTCATAATACTGTGTTGCTGTATGTTGTAATCTAgaacaggggtcctcaaatacaaatctagaaggtccacaattgttttgttcatacaagcatgggtccatttattaatatcGGTTAAATATGAGGCAGGTCGAAGATGCTAAAGGTGGTTTTCCTTGGaccaaacaaaatacaatacacattctgattaaataaacataaaatggcaaaacattttcttgtcttaaattaaaaatacaaaaaaaaacatgcaagttcaatgtttacacatgtacactaaataactgacaagatctgtcattaaggtgcaaacaactattgacagtacattttgtaactatAAAActctgctggacaaaaaagaaatcATGTGCAattagtacagtacatgttcaaatgtacaaaacataaatgacaagctctgtcattaaggtgcaaacaaaataattattgacagtaactttaacagtaaacactgctcaatgagagaaatggcatttgggggtcacaaaggtgtttactcacatcatcagccagtacttcagtgcgtcttgtggttgatgaatctgggagtgagatttgtttgatttttgttgtcatttccttcttttcttttccttcgaaCATTGCTGCTATGAtgccatcacttcagtcatgcactcttttattatttctccagcAGAGAAtggcttcttatgtttggccaacatccacgacactctgagtgagcactccgTTGTTGTTTCATGGATTTAAtaataaccttgcttgactcttgatatgactgcttcaacctgttaatttcttgccttctgAATTCTGATTTAGGGGGAAACTTCCCTTcaaagagctgtgctctttaacataatggcgttttcatattttcactTTTAACAGTGCAATTGTCTTAAAGCACATTAAGCACttaggtttggtacttgcagttggtaaaatgggcacatatttgtcagtccattcctcattttgaaacggcgattttcgttgtccacttttcttctcttggtcaactttcagcatgacatttTGTGAGATTTGGTCCTCCACTGGTGGCATGTCCACTGGTGGCATGTaaacaaacagattgcaaagtgccgggtgcgactcgtgtttcacactgctgcggtccgtccactctagctagcagcatgcaggctctctcagctaatcagcgcatccatgcatgctctctcagccaatcagcgcatccattcAGGTTCTCTTAGCCAGTCAGCGCAtcgttgtcatagagatgacaacagaagtgggaacatggaagatatttgactaaaaatgaaatataATTTAGCGACagaatagtagcgcatagcGATAGATCGACGATTCATACAAAtcatatatgttaaaaaaaagtttttaagtttttcgccccccgtttttttttttttttttttttttttttaagtgccatTTGCTCTAATTCCacagagaggtgtgccgtggtgcggtcgtggaccgcggtccgctaattgaggaccccggATCTAAAACTtatgcaataaaacatttgtttaattgtattttttttttcattgtggccCTAATATTCCTTCATACAAGCTTGTATCAGATTTATGTCTGTATAACTGATTcagtcatttattttctttgttaAATCAAactaaactatttttctttccaGCTGGTCAAGGGTATCCGCTACACTATAACAGTGGAGATGAGTAATACTCAGTGTAAGAAATCTGCCATGCTTCGGACTTGTGACTTCTATCCCGAGTCACAACAACTTAAGGTAGGCTGTCtgtttatttacaaaacaaacaaagctCAGCAAAGCTGGCAGGTCTTTTGACGCCACATGCACACTCAGAAACTTTCATTGTTTGACTGCCCCACTAGGAGAAATACATTAAACGACTATTTTAGCGGTAACAGTGCAAAGAGATTCTTGAAGCACgttattttcataatttttttttttttttttttgccagactgagatttgtttgtttgaaatCTGGGACATACCCTGGCAGGCAACTTCTACTTTAATCAAGCAGAAGTGCCAACCACAGTGTAAGTAACATTAGTTGTTACCCATTCTTACATACGGTCTGCATTTACAAAGCTCTTAATATTGATTGATGTTTACACCAGGAAGACGCATGGGTAATAAGTGATGCACAATGTGTACACTTTCTTCTATTCATGGTTATTTATTAACAGCTACTTATTTACTCAAACTTTTATCTTATCAGCTGTATCAGAAGAAACAACTACAGTTGACAACGCTTCCCCTGACCAGCTTGTGGAGGTGAATAAATGTCATGCTTAAATCACTTGACAGTATACCCACCAGAGTTACAGTAATTTTACCAGTCTTTCGCTTAAAGTATTTTGTTCTAATCAAGTTGAACTTAAAGATAAGGTTTGCGTGTTTGCCTTTTCTTTATCAGGAGTCTGTAGAGCTTCTGGGCCTTTTCAAAGACTTCATGGTTAAATACAATAAGGTTTATAGCACCCAAGAGGGTGAGTATTACATACTGAACATTACACATTTATCACTCAGCTATATACTCATATACTTATTGCGATTTCATGTAAACAATTTAGTTTTTGGACATTTTAACGATGTGATTATcggacttgtttttttttttattcagagaCCGACCGCCGCCTCCAGATCTTTCATGAGAATGTTCAGATTGCCGCAAGAATCCAGTCTTTGGATCAAGGATCTGCAGAGTACGGCATCACCAAGTTCAGTGACCTTACTGGTGTGTACATGtgtctgtactgtatatacaaacaAAGGGTTTCCCTCGGTGCTTTATGAGCGTGGCGGGCTGCCAGGTTTTTCTTACTCATAATAGTCATAATTTAAAAATTCCTGTCAACTCaagatttttgtttatttattttctccaaAAACACGGTAGGCTACCAGTGAGCTTCTCTGCCACAAGGATTTGCAAGTTTTCTCAGGGAAACCCGACTGACAGATTGTTTCTTGGCACAATATAATATAGGCTTTTTTCTGCCTGCAGAGGAGGAGTTTCGCTCCACGTACCTGAACCCACTGCTGAGCCAGTGGACTCTTCAGCGACCAATGAAATTAGCCACCTCTGCCCGAAACCCCGCCCCTGATAGCTGGGATTGGAGGGAACATGGCGCTGTTAACCCTGTTAAGAACCAGGTACCACACCAGTAGGAGTTGTATTAAACCTTTCAGAGACAGTGGTCACAACAATGGTCATCTAGTTTTAACTCATTCCCTGCCAGACCAGGTAACGAGTAAGTGTTGTGGTAGTTGGTCAAAGAGggtaaatgaaaacattttttgacagcaatagGAGAAAGCGATAATTCGATTAATGGCAGCGAAAGAGTTCAGCTTTGAGAGatttatttaccgtaattttccgactataagccgcacccccacaaatttgacacaaaaacggcatttgtccaTAATTAAGTCGCACTGGACGATAAGCCACAAGGATAGTCACATTTTCAACTCGATAtatatactgaaaaaaaatactaaatacaATTTTTGGTGCtacttaaaacaaaaataatttttttaggaACTCGTTCAGTACCCCTGGACGATCTTAGCGATCCAATCTTGTGgctcatgaaaaattaaaacattttttggctagcaaccctcccacttcaattggattggacgtcaagcacAGGCaacggcagccaattagttaacatgggaaaatgcaaaaatatcctcCATTACTGTCAAGAGTtgtgcaaaatcaaatttacaCCATGACAACTACCCtacttttcggactataagcaactacttttttccctcattttgaatcctgtggcttatagtccagtgcggcttatttgatgatttatttgggttaataggtaaaactttatttgacggcggcatcatgactgtcataagaacgtcataattatgacatgacactatcatgggcattactgaatgcttatgacggatgtcaatatgtgtcatgtggtatattatgtcactaactccatttatgtccagctcagattttttacgtccattcagaagtgagatagtttgctggatgacactaaccgacatctattataagcaggggtgcacataatttttttgcccaggttctcagaggaggacctggagatgtgacttggtcctcattgagcttgagagccgacccgcctgatgcgataaatttatgacaagctttacttagagccaattaactttaattaattatattaacaattaatgcttgattaacatcaactggcacaacaaaattgccattactttgaagtgaaatgtaaagaaataaaaagcaccaattcaaaataaagggcattatgcggctcccacattaactccaagcctttttaaaagtgggatgtcctcctcataagacctcattgaacgtgcatgtttagctttgtaaaatgcgagcaaaaacacgtttgtcagtgcatgtcgctgttcattacctttattgcgccctattccgccacatgtccatagggcgagtggggtcctgtttgacatcgatagtttgcttaattgccacatgctctgtgtttttttcgtgcttttcaacgtTTGGATGgccgaaattctttgaccctacataaaatgcgctgctcttatcggcgacattgggattctcacggcacattttgtaccgcatttccgtgcgagcatcatttgcttctagccatggtacctcctgtagccacttttcagcaaaagtccctttttttcggtagctctggtgacgtctctgtcgtctggctgtcttttgacgggggtgggggaacacggaagtaattactcagtgtggcctgcctcttcgacattttgagaagttattttctcgtgtccgccgcaaatacagtggtcagccatcggtacgcaaaagcgtatggaagccgttgagggccagcgcgtttgtctacgtccagtacgcatgcgcgcatgcggaccacttatgtgcacccctgattataagcattcaataatgcttatgacagtgtcatgtaataattatgacagtattatggcaccactatccaaaaaaaagttaccaaatacaatagctagcaattcatgaaacaactggaaaaacaactgaagaaataattagcacagaacatgaattttgattgttatttacatctgtagtgccgcaatgcatgctaggaggaatgttggatgacaacagtgttgacagcaggtggcagcagaggttgactgtctcccccaagggagtagtgatggccaaattaagatttttgaaacaataaggctttgcagccaattggttcaaagcttcatggtggttcatttggtttcatgacagtcttataatgcctttgtcaaatgaagtgttaccagttaatatcttttggtgtaaatatcccataatacaatgaggagaactgcagcttatagtccagtgtggcttatctatgaacaaatgccgttttcatgtcaaatttggtggctggcggcttatagtcaggtgcgccttatagtccaaaaattacggtaaatattcTTAACCTGTGATAGCCCCAAAACCAAGAGAGAACTGAGTAATCAAATATCATATCCTGATACAACATTTCAGTGTCAACACATTTCAATACTTTTAACAACCCTACTAAAGACTTACACCTTATTGGCCTGCAAAATCAATATATAagaagcactggactataagccgcagggttcaaagcggagggaaaaagtagcggacaATAGTCGGACAATTACggcaccaaaaacaaaaaattaaaatgaaattccCCTAGCAAAACACACATGGGTCAAACTTATTTGAATATGTCTGTTATTATTCCTATTCTCACTTTGTTACGATTAgaattatgttttttattactcatggcttttcttaaaaaacatttttataaatattttaaaactattatttaaataattattttcccccccaaaatcgagcctacaattaatttattcattttattcaacattgtttatggcggaaaacactcaggtgacttgaagttccgctctgagactcccaatttggccaaatttcaaaattttctaaattgtcctatatgcatgtgtgacagcTGGATTTGTTtgcaattttatgggtgaaacatggtaatataacaaggagcgcgatgcagaaatcgcagacatcaaggagcggtcgagatgttctttttcatatatttacccttttaaatgttgtttttcaattttttttgtttggatcgattatttatcatctaacatataggagaaaatgcgatagtaacaaaaaaaatacaattaagtgatagttatgcggtagatatccgtgactttttacagacaccatgtttttcattgtgacgtaatttgtttaaaatatgcgagtgaataatttttttaagtcgattttttttttaaacgaaatattagacatcaattaatgattctaagctaaaaatgacagacattttaaagaatgaatataattaattacctatgttttatggatgggttgaaacaaaagcggttgcgcgacgtctgtaaacggggatctctaggataaaacggacaaattaaaaatagttcaggggcttaatgtgccatgaatctgctatggcagcatatagacatattgttcagtccttggcttaaaatacagcagtttattttaaagaagggtgcaagagcagaaactgatttttcagccttgtctgacgcactggactataagccgcagggttcAAAGCGGAGGGAAAAGTAACGTCTTATAGTCCGACAGTTACGgtaccaaaaacaaaaaaattaaattctctGAGCAAAACGTGCATGGGTCAAACTTATTTGAATGTGTCTTGTTATTGTTCCTTTTCTCAGTTTATTACAAGTAGAATCTTTATATTTTTGATTACTcatggctttaaaaaaaaaaaaattataacttATTTAAATAATTGCCCCCCCCTCAATCAAgcctacaatattttttttcattttattcaactttatatatttttaattgcccGTCGCAAAACATGTGGAGGCAACACCTACagcgccttgcaaaagtattcggcccccttgaaccttgcaacctttcgccacatttcaggcttcaaacataaagatataaaattttaatttttttgtcaagactcaacaacaagtgggacacaatcgtgaagtggaacaaaatttattgggtaatttaaacttttttaacaaataaaaaactgaaaagtggggcgtgcaatattattcagcccccttgcgttaatactttgtagcgccaccttttgctccaattacagctgcaagtcgcttggggtatgtttctatcagttttgcacatcgagagactgacattcttgcccattcttccttgcaaaacagctcgagctcagtgaggttggatggagagtgtttgtgaacagcagtcttcagctctttccacagattctcgattggattcaggtctggactttgacttggccattctaacacctggatacgtttatttttgaaccattccattgtagatttggctttatgttttggatcattgtcctgttggaagataaatctccgtcccagtctcaggtcttgtgcagataccaacaggttttcttccagaatgttcctgtatttggctgcatccatcttcccgtcaattttaaccatcttacctgtccctgctgaagaaaagcaggcccaaaccatgatgctgccaccaccatgtttgacagtggggatgttgtgttcagggtgatgagct
This Corythoichthys intestinalis isolate RoL2023-P3 chromosome 11, ASM3026506v1, whole genome shotgun sequence DNA region includes the following protein-coding sequences:
- the ctsf gene encoding cathepsin F; the encoded protein is MATGCQFFVCLALAAVVGAVLGLGEDMDRPMFGPPGSAIRLKETDPGLKKALQFAQERYNLGSNAMHLRRVSKVISATKQLVKGIRYTITVEMSNTQCKKSAMLRTCDFYPESQQLKTEICLFEIWDIPWQATSTLIKQKCQPQSVSEETTTVDNASPDQLVEESVELLGLFKDFMVKYNKVYSTQEETDRRLQIFHENVQIAARIQSLDQGSAEYGITKFSDLTEEEFRSTYLNPLLSQWTLQRPMKLATSARNPAPDSWDWREHGAVNPVKNQGMCGSCWAFSVIGNIEGQWFLKNGTLESLSEQELVDCDGLDQACRGGLPSNAYEAIENLGGLELESDYSYSGRKQKCDFTSGKVAAYINSSVELSKDENEIAAWLAENGPVSVALNAFAMQFYRKGVSHPFKIFCNPWMIDHAVLLVGYGDRKGVPFWAIKNSWGEDYGEQGYYYLYRGSNACGINRMASSAVVN